The Arachis duranensis cultivar V14167 chromosome 2, aradu.V14167.gnm2.J7QH, whole genome shotgun sequence genome has a window encoding:
- the LOC107473641 gene encoding cyclin-C1-2: MSANFWTSSHYKHLLDQEDVDMVNPLDKERGVTLEDFKLIKMHMTNYILRLAQQVKVRQRVVATAVTYMRRVYTRKSMAEYDPRLVAPTCLYLASKAEESTVQARLLVFYIKKLYADDKYRYEIKDILEMEMKILEALDYYLVVFHPYRSLSQFLQDASLNDLSMTQLTWGVINDTYKMDLILVHPPHLIALACIYIASVFREKDTTAWFEELRVDMNVVKNISMEILDFYESNRMFTEDRINTALQKLTLRP; encoded by the exons ATGTCTGCGAATTTCTGGACTTCATCTCACTA CAAGCATCTTCTGGACCAAGAAGATGTGGATATGGTGAACCCACTTGACAAAGAAAGGGGAGTCACACTTGAGGATTTCAAGCTCATAAAGATGCACATGACCAATT ATATTTTGAGATTGGCCCAACAAGTAAAAGTGAGGCAGAG GGTTGTTGCCACTGCAGTTACATATATGAGGCGTGTTTACACCCG GAAGAGTATGGCTGAGTATGATCCACGTCTGGTTGCTCCAACCTGCTTGTACCTAGCATCAAAAGCAGAGGAAAGCACAGTGCAGGCTCGGCTGCTTgtattttacattaaaaaattgt ATGCTGATGATAAGTACAGGTATGAAATCAAGGACATACTTGAAATGGAAATGAAGATTTTAGAAGCCCTTGACTATTATTTGGTTGTATTCCACCCCTATCGTTCACTGTCGCA GTTTCTTCAAGATGCAAGTTTGAATGACCTAAGCATGACTCAGCTAACTTG GGGCGTCATAAATGACACATACAAGATGGATCTAATTCTTGTTCATCCTCCGCATCTTATTGCTTTAGCTTGCATCTACATTGCTAGCGTATTCCGGGAGAAAGACACGACTGCTTGGTTTGAAGAACTACGTGTTGACATGAATGTG GTAAAAAATATATCGATGGAGATACTTGATTTTTATGAAAGCAACAGGATGTTCACGGAAGATAGAATTAATACTGCTCTCCAGAAGCTAACCTTGAGGCCCTAA